The sequence attacccccccccccctccttgtgAGTGATCCCAGGACTGCAGCAGAGCAGGCTGGCCTCTGCTGCTCCGCACGTACACATTAATGTAAACACGATCAATATGTTTGTTGTGAGACCTGCACAACTAAAAGGAGAGAATGAAAGCACAGAAGCATGAGGTGAAAGCTTACCCTATTCTCTCTGAGTTTCCATATAATCCATCACCTCCACATGTCCTGTTCATGTTCAATATACTGCTGTATAGTTTACGTTGAGTGTctaaattattaaatataaactcTTTAGAGTGTTTGCCTGGCTCCCAAGCAGCAACAACATACAGCTGAATGTTAAAGAAATGCAGAAGTACATAAGTCCGGTTCTCCGTATTGGCTACTAGATGCTGGTTTGATGAAAGTTAGGACACTTAAATTAAAGAacaaaaactctaaaacagttTGAGAGGAGTTTGCTGAAGGAAACAAAGCTCAGTCACACAATGTAAAATGagttaaagaggcccttttgttaaatgtatttgtgtgcatgttaaagcccgcgtcacactgtcccgaaattgacacccgatggacacacgataaaggaaatgttcaaattcggctgtgatcgtagcaacatcgggccattcgtgagggcatctaagccatcgtatgatcgccggtggagtttctcaggctctggcagcaacttcgtgagcggcaacttcgtaaggcactcgtgagggcatcttgtcaaatcgtgtcatcttcgtgttatcatcggtgcattcacattccctctgatcggggcgaatgcccgatggcaccgaggataacaagatgccctcacgatggccttacgaagggcaatattgacacacgaattcaacatgAAAATGAACCtttgcaaggtccttcggcaattttttagcatgccaaagattttgcctccactcacgaagttgctgccggagcctgagaaactccgccagcggtcatacgatggcttaagatgccctcacgaatggcccgatgttgctacgatcacagccgaatttgaacatttcctttatcgtgtgtccatcgggttgttttattgcacaacaaaatcatgtaaatatattatgtaaataacccaatttgtgttctgtgaaactaaaaaggatataatatattattttgaaggacagttgacaggaaatgtTGTTGTTacggaaacaacattacggagaaaacgtaatattttctacatataaagacggataaagtaaagaacaaagtctgaagatatcagtacagtatcatagtactgtaacataattgtttttggtactttcattgcagttgtatgtcttaaatgtaatgtaaatgttgccttcgtgtgtggttcggggccatcttcgtgcgaaattcacaattccatattcgtgtgtccatcgggtgtcaatttcgggacagtgtgacagggcttTTAAGAAGTgacgtaataataataataataatccttatatttattatagcgctttatcaatgactctcaaagcgctttacaaatacacattacacatacagatcatacatacatgtaatggtcatctactgtggacaatacccacaggagcaaattcgggtgaagtgtcttgcccaaggacacaacggcctgacgcgcTGCTCTCATctatggactcctttgtttacttccgtaacgtagtgacatcactatggaacTCTTGCGCGTCTATaagctagtgctccaacacattgtacgtgatagatgaaggggcgggacatctggaAGTGGttcaccaatcacaacagagcaggccagctaaccaatcagagcagactgggctctgattgatagaaaaataaagagctttctgaacattaaatcATGGAAACACGTcatagtagagacactaaatacaatTATGAACATTATAAGTTAATCAGTATATCACCAGAACACATATATCACAATAGAATACATTTGTTTAGCAAATATTAGACAAATGTTGAATTTAATGCAGCTCCACACGTACACATTCATGTAAACGCGATCAATTATTTGCACAACTTGAAGGAGAGAATGAACGTAACATCGTACCTTATTCTCTCTGAGTTTCTATTTAATCCATCACTTTTCAATGTCATCTTAAAAATGACAACTCTACAGAGTAGCACAGTATGTTTGTAATCTCAATTTGGTTCCACTCTAATCCAGTTTTTGCTAAAAATCCCTACTGTCTAAACATCTCTGTCCTGTCAGACACAGTACAAAATAACCACTAATAACTCacacagattttttttaatgtttccgTTTTTGGTCGCTAAGGGAGACCACCATCCATATTTGATACGATTTCATTATTGTGTCACTTCTGGGGCTCTGCGCTCAAGTTCACAGGCTTTTTTACACAGAGAGAGAAATCTCCTTTTGAAGATTAGGGGCTTTTTTTAACCTTTACAATCTCAGCAAGGTTAGGCTGGTTATTATTCATCCAGTGTGCCAGTTTTTAATATTCCGTCTGTTCTCAAAATGtgaaaaaatacacattttctgACAATTCATCATATTTCTGTTTTTAGTGACGGCCGTTGTTTACATCTGTTTGTTAGGCCGAGTGGAGTCAGTACTGTGACTGTGGCACCTCTGTATGATTGTTATGCTCACAGCTGTCTTTCCTCTCTCGTGGTGTCACTTCCTGCACTTTTCTGTCCTGATCGCTCCTCACCTGTCCACCAGATGCCCCCCCTGTCCTGCCCCCTGTGTCTGGTCACTAATCAGCTGTGATCTGCACCCCCTCCTCCACATCTGTGCTCCTGTTGCTCCACACTGCCTGATCTGTTCCGTCACATGAGCTACCTGTTGTCTCCTGCTGCTGCCTATTAGAGACTATAGTGAAATAGTAAATGCTGCACAACATCTTCTAGAAACCATCTCTTCTGGGGTTTGCTATTAACAGTGTGTGTAGTTTTGTCCTACCGGTAACAATGTATAACTCAGTCAAATGTGGCTATTTAAAGTGAGACACTTTTTGCAAAAACCTTATTTTTCATGCACTGCGATATTGAGAGTTTCTCCTATATTCTTCTTGCAGATTAGTTGGAAGAAATTATCATACTACATACACATTTAGATATGTCTTGTAAAATGTGGTCTGCAAATTGAAAGagtggctaaggggcgggaaccccggagcggttgaccaatcacaacagagccggcctgctaaccaatcagagcagactgggctctggtttcagacagagggtgaaaagaggtgctgcagcacaggcagtatgagaaaaataaagagctttttgaacattaaagcatggagacatgtcccagtagagacactacatactgatatacacctgaacatcaacaggagaggactctttaaagtagacacactacatactgatatacacctgaacatcagcaggagaggactctttaaagtagagacactacatactgatatacacctgaacatcagcaggagaggactctttaaagtagagacactacatactgatatgaacctgaaaatgagcatgatAGTAATGTAAGGCAGCCATTACATTCCAGTGTCTGTTGAATTCCAACACAGATAAATGTTGTCAGTAGTtcatagaataaaataaaatcgtaAAATAAATTACTCAAACGCATAcctgtaaataaataataaaaccagAGAAACTGATAATGCTGCGGTGGTCTCCTGATTTTTTTCAGAGCTGTACCATGGAATACATTTGTTAGACAAATATTAGACACATATTGAGTTGTAATGCAGCTCCACACGTTCAgagcagtatgagaagaataaagagctttctgaacattaaagcatagacacatgtcacagcagaggcactaaatactaatatgaacctgaacaagAACATAATAGGGCCCTTTATATGTATCTCTTTttggcaataaacctgattcAGATTTTTACTGATTTATATAATGTCCTATCACTTAGCCCTGGCTCTGGAGTGGACTGCAGTCAGATCTCACCCTCAGTGTGCACCACACTTCCCACCACAACCTCCAGCGTTAGTCTGAGAAAAAGATGACATATTTTGTAAAGCTTGATCTGTTTATCCACGCTCTCTCTCTCATGGCGTTTTGGGGGATTGTTCTCTAACAATAGCAGCTCATAGGAATTTGGCGATCTGTGGCACGGTCCAATCTTTGTTATGTGACTTGTGGGCCTGAGAACATTTGTTCTCCTTCATCCCTCGATATGTGTGGGATGATCAGATCCTTCCCAGGAGAGTCCAGACTGCTTCAACTCTCTCCCTCTATCTTCATCCTTCCTGCCATCATTGTCTCTTTCTTGCCAACCTTCTTATTTCTCTGTATCTGGTAAGAAAACTATAATCTTTGTCTATTTCTGTTCTGTTTGATTTACTTTTTTTCCGCCCTTTTCTTCCACCTCCTGTTATTACAGTTTTGTTTGCATGTGATCATGTGAGTGGAGCACGTACAGAAACACCCACACCAGCAAAAATAATGACCACAGACATACTGGAACATCACACAGGGATGCTTTTATGAAGAAGTGTGGAAATATGTGTTATTGCATGCCCGCCTTTCTAGGTAACTTGCAGGAAGCTGAAAAAACTGAGACTTGAATAATACTAAGCCATGCTTGAAGTCTCTAATGATTGGTTTGTTGGTTGGTCCAttggcagggttgggttgtaacggaatacatgtaacggcgttacgtaatcagaatacaaaaatcaagtaactgtattcagctcgcgttacatttgaaaaacgagtaatctgattacagttactttcgtaaacctgaagtgaatacattttggattacttattggaattattggtggaaagatttcctctcaacatttaatattcatttctaaagtactaaaggtacagccgaatcatcacagcgatGATCCAAAAAaggaagcgtttgaaaaaaggGGGCGGGTCCGCTCAATGAAacgataacaacgaaacatggaggaacaaaagtctgcgtttaaatcgtgcgtctgtctgtgtgcgtgtgcgtgtgtgtgtagaggtgtgtgtggttaaaacacatcagccacaccgctctttagcctttctagtgattctgaaggtaaacacagtgaaggcggtgcgtgaaagtcACTgcgcgctcgtcttctcagaggctgagttaaccctcccgctgcctcctggtgctgcagagatgtcatgaagtgaaggaggtgttccttctataaaacagctgtgggcagcagatactgtgagtgtcacaagcattaattcatagatcaaggcagactggtgcacacactctcctgttttgccgatccggtgcttaaacaaaaatACACTCCTGGCCggaatgtccttaaaatgaagtccgagttcgacattttaattcatgtcctgccaacactggcaggacagaaggcgacacgcccgttctaacttctaagccgtgtccctcactctcctcacatcccaagctgcatccccaaaacgtgtattatgttgttacatcgtttcagatgtgatgtttcagttgtgctcttgataagccattaaaaaagtaaaaacacgttcagtttccttttgctttttgtgtctcctgttcaccaaaacatacccatctgttatggaaaaagaaagtaatccaaaagtaatctaaaagtaatctgatgaAGTTaacgtaactgtattcggattaccttcagagccatgtattcagtaatcagtaactgattacatttacaaagtaaccctcccaaccctgtccATTGGTAAGGTCATGTATTAAAACAGGTAGGCCTACAAATCGTCTGGATTGCCATTAAATTGGGCGCCACCAGCAGGTTACACTTTTCACTTATTCAGTGAAGAAGCTTGACATCTACTGGATAAGCACAACCTTTACTACATACATCCATGTTTCCCAGATATGTTACCTGATAAACTTCAGCATGTGAGGATATTGTCACcatgagcatgttagcatgaaGATGTTAGCATTTATTGCAACACAGTACAACCAGGGTGGCCAACTCTCACaaatctggcgtgtgacacacgctttcactctcaatctcacgctctcacgctgcccaaactattctcacgccaaaaacaagatgaaccggcgatcgtttttggctggttatttacaatgttgagtggacagctgctcaagctgtctatccgcccccaccactcttaacaacgttaacagacagcagagcagtgggagccggttggtcGATCCCCGACCcatattgcgcatgcgcagatctaagatccagtagaaatgatacaaaagtaaaagtctgctgctttgtTATACTAGGCCacaatagagtcaaagagtatatgagagtgtgttaattaaggccccggccacacgaggacgataacggtcATTTCCGTTACCGTTTTGTGTCATATAGACCATTCGGCCACATAGGACGacagaatacggcactaaacgactacgGTAACGATAACTGGTCCCAAAGTGGATAGACCGTCAtatgcaacgctctggggggtcaaacggctccgtgtgtactgtacgccctatacgatcattttctgataatgatgaggcaatagccccgcctctccccacctctgctgctcacccccgcgtcaaagtaaactgcaccctgaattcagattatttatctttctctcgatatggacctaaacgcgagtgaagtctaatctgacaggacggagacacgcagctctgctcacctgcagctcctcctgctgcagcaacacacacacttcaagtcagatcatcgcccttagctattttaattacctctcaaactccctaaactagttataaatatgtttatttttactgtcggccgggtcactgattactggatgagctgctgcatgagacagacactgacgctgtccaaagagagggaggaaaaagagaggctccgtgtattttattatttttgttttaaagctcaataaataacaaagaagacctttgaccggcacttttataattttgtccggaagatttaaacttgaatacacgttgactggcgaaaaactctgcccggttccctcggcccccaccgcggagaataaacagaagggcaaccatgacaaccatgcttcttcgctgcttttgtggaggatgtTACAGCGCCActacaggctcggcatatgtactgcagcttctccagcggttggagctaaacggagcggtctcgtgtggacagaaacTTTCCGGTGTCTATTGcgtgtgtggacggaagccttttttgcgattgcgtttgcgtatgcgttttaccgttatcgtcctcgtgtggccggggcctaatATATTtagcagtttggagtaagtctgtagatttgtttgtgtgtgtgtgtttaggcctttcacgataattaattttgttggatacattttcctggAAATTATTGAGATTAAatataatattgtcggcaccgttgtatgaccattttagaccactgacataatgataatatatattaataattcaagcacatcctttcaaactCCTAGTCACATCacaaatggcaatttatcgagttcattgtTATTTATCGTATGATAAGTCAATTATTTGCTAAATCGCGACAGgcctatgcacacaataaaacagtggaaacaaacatgtgtttgactttcattagtgagtGAAACTGTAggcctttatagtctgtgtccaatattgtgtatttgtatatatatcctatacagtatgctaaggtcccgctactgacacgatagcagtcatttagtgcgcatatgtgtaattaaacccatgatatcaaaatctcactccagccaggtacccaaagttggcaaccctgctacAATACAGGTCTCCACTTTTTACAGCGATTTTTAACTAACAACTTTCCACTTGCTGACAATCTTTGATGACTGCAGACAAAACCGATAAAAGGCAAATTGTTAGTTTTTCCTGTCAGTAACGATCAATGTGAGATTTTTTTTAAGCTGAGAGATGTGTTGCAGACTTCCAAGAAATACATTGCAGGTTAAATATCTGGACCTGTCTGCAATTGGAAATCCATTTGTGTGCACATTCTTCGACCAGACAAGACCGCAGACTTTAAACCAAAGAAAGTGCAGGATATACTGTAGAGCGAGGGACATATCAGGGACAGCAGTAATTACTTATTTACTTCCAACTCTCTCTGTCGGACAGATAATCCTTTCCGCCTGTGTCTCCTGAACCATTCATTCCTCCATATTCTCTTGTTCTTCCTTGGTTTTTCGCTGAAAATAGTGCACAAAAAACTTTTGGAGAAAATCTCTCCTTTAGTGTGTtaaataggtttgtgtgcatgtgaatGGTTAGCAAAGGCTAACAAAAACGAATTGTAAAAATGAAAGCACTTTTTTGCAAATGAAAGCATGTAAACCTGTCAAGGTAGAAATTGTGAAAATGAGcacaatatgtcctctttaagttCTTGTTTATTTATCTATCAAACACAGCCCTAATTGTTCCACAACATAACCCCAATAAAGATCCATTTGAACTGCAGTGAATCTAAATTTGGGATAGCAGTTCTGTTTTAAATGTCGAAAGGTTTTCTAAGCTTACTGGTTTCAAGCCCAACACGTGTCCCCAGTGTTAGCCTGagatagaaacacacacacacacacacacacacacacacacacacacacacacacacacacacacacacacacacacacacacacacacacacacacacacacacacacacacacacacacacacacacacacacacacacacacacacacacacacgcacacacacacacacacacacactcccctctCAGTAAGCCAGTGTCATTGCTCTGTGAGTTACTATCACTGTCAGATTAGCACCATCCATCCCTGCAGGCATTTGGGGTGCCCCTAGTGTGTCTGTAtattgtagtgtgtgtgtgtgtgtgtgtgtgtgtgtgtgtgtgtgtgtgtgtgtgtgtgtgtgtgtgtgtgtgtgtgtgtgtgtgtgtgtgtgttcacaggcATGCTTGTGTGTGGAATGGCAGGGAACATGGTGATTAACACTGGATGTGTGTTAGCTCCCGGCGCTGGCACAGCCGTACTGTAGAGAAGTGCTGAGCCGTGTAAGCACCTGCTTTATTCCCCAACCAGTGAGATGACAGAATAAAGACATCAAATGCACCCCAACCCCCAACCACCCCCGGTCCCCTTCTCCTTCACGCATATATACTGTGAAATTatgaataaagaatgctggTGTATACAAGTCTGGCCTAAATCTTCTGTCAGAAAGATTGCAGCAATCCAGGGGTGTAGATATCCAAACTTTAATTGTTCACAGGAGTTATGGTGTTACAGGATGTTCGTTTGTTATGTTGTGGTTATCtatgaaatataaataaacagaGTAGATCAAATTAGTGAATGACAATATTAATCCTAATAGTTACATTACGATTTCCTGCTAGGAACAGTACATATACATAAATGCTGGAACAGTCAGCTTCATGGTAAGCAATACCAGAAATGCCCGCAAGAGGGCTCACTTGACCGCAACAAGTGCAAGTGTTTTAACACGTGATAATGGCGGCTTACAGGGGGATAACGTTGTACATGTGGTAATGGCGGCTGACAGGAGtagcatgaagctgcagcgtcggagacagcagttacagaaccgcacttgtagaaccgcacacacaggtcccgcgtcacggcGGCACGTGACCAGTGGTGTAGTCTACGTGATACGCTGGTATACGCCGTATACCCACTAGAAAATGCCAGTGATTTCCGTATACCCTCTTAAAAATGAGCGATGATACGTAACAACATCATTTTGTGACTGCGCTTTCACGCTTTCGCCCCTTCTGTGTTAATACTTTTGGATATCTGGGGCTTCCGTCGCCCGTGGCCTGTTGCTAAGCAACAGCAACATACTTTGTTCGGCTATGACAAACCCCACCTTTCTTTAACGTTATCAGAATTTTATCCGTCCACCATTCAAGCGCTAAACAGGAAGCAAACATGAAACGAAAACAGACaacaatatttcaatgtttttcgaAGTGTACCCCTATTACCACTATAGAAGAAGAGCCAGGTCAGGCGGCTGTCCTAAAGGTGGCAGAGAACGAGCCCGGCGCTACCGCAAATGTACCTGGTAAGTgaaattagcattagcattaacgTAACTGTAGCTAACTTGCTAACTTGCTAGCTAACTTGATTAACGTTAGTGTGGTGGATCAATGGAAGAGAAAGAGAGCgagatactgtgtgtgtgtgtgtgtgtgtgtgtgtgtgtgtgtgtgtgtgtgtgtgtgtgtgtgtgtgtgtgtgtgtgtgtgtgtgtgtgtgtgtgtgtgtgtgtgtgtgtgtgtgtgtgtgtgtgtgcagtcttAAACAGAACACAATGTTTATATTATCTCCTTGTTTCAGACACAGATGAGAGCTCCTGGCCAGCCTTGTGGACTGAAAGTCAGGCTATGGAGTTTAAGAACAGGCATCCTTGGTTAGAGTGGAGCAACAGAAAGTTAGGTGAATGTCAGAACACATATGCAAAGGAAAGCTGATCTAAACAACAGAAATTCATAAAGTCAATGACTATGCAAATGAGAGTTAATTCATGGTCATGTTAAAAgtgcatttaaaacatttgcaCCATTACATTACTATATGTTAGTTATCAGTAGTTGTCAAATAATTAGCTATTGAAATGTGGAAAATGTTTCTCCATTTATCTGCTTTTCATGCATGTGTTAGCCATGATGTAAATATTGTAAGCAGTTTATTAAATACTTTTGTAAATCTTGGCTCTTTTCTGCAGATGTTATTGGTAAAAACGTGTATTATGCTAATTAGTCATGGTTTTGTTTATTTCCATGTTGTGCTCTTTGCAGCGCAACAAAATCAACAGGTGTCCTCACAGAACAACGAGTGTCGATGTCTGAGGAGTGGGTACACTTTAAGATCCAGTCCTCAGATTCAAGTAGATCAACATCTCTGGCCTCTTTGAGAAACAAGATCAGACGACATGAGACGTCCAGAGCACACAAAATAGCCCAGGAGCTCACGGAGAAGGGTGGACAGGATTTAGTTGGAAATTTGGTCAGAGCTGTGTCAGAGACTTTGTTTGCAGAGACAGATTCTGTATTCAGAACAGCATACTATATTGCAAAGATGAACCGACCTTTTACTGACCATGATAGTCTCATTGAGCTTCAGGGGGAAAATGGTGCCAACATGGGCACTAGTCTGCACTCAAGGTACAGTTCCACAACAATTGTAGAACATATAGCAGAAGAGATGCAGAAAAAAATAGTTCACAGTATTGTGACATCTTCAAGCAAGTTGTCTGTTCTCATTGACGAGGCTACATCTATCAGCCACAAATCTGCAATGATTGTCAACTTGAAAGCCTCAGTGGATGGAGCTACTCCTGAATTTTTGTTCCTGGAGCTGGTTGAGCTGGAGAGCCAAAGGGCAAATGATATAGAAGGAGCTCTGCTGAACTGTTTGGACACTGCAGGCTTCACTGAAGAGTGGCTTCAAAAGAACTGGGTCTCATTTGTTTCTGATGGAGCCAGTGTCATGTTAGGCAAGAACTCTGGTGTAGCAACCAGGCTGACAGCAAGGTACCCTAACCTCTTCACATGGCACTGCATGAACCACCGTTTGGAACTGGCTGTATCTGATGCTGTGGATgaggttcaggcagtcaaccaCTTCAAAGTGTTCCTAGAGAAGATCCACAATCTCTACAGTCAGTCCAATACAAATTCACGAGAGCTTCTGGAAGCAGCACAAGAAGTGGGCTCGCAAGTCCTGAAAATTGGCAGAGTTTTAAGTACGCGATGGGTGGCCAGCAGTTTCCGTTCTGTAAAGGCTGTGTGGACATCCTATGAAGCACTCAATAGACACTTTGAAAATGCTGCAGGCGACCAACCAAGAAGCAGCAAAGAGAGACAAACTTATAGAGGTCTGGCACGTCGAATGCAAAGCAAGGAATTCCTGTGTGACCTCGGACTCATGTTTGATGCACTGTCTGAACTTGCAAACTTGTCTCAGCAACTCCAGGCCCATTCTGTCACACTCTTGAGAGCAGACCATCTTCTAAAGCGCACCATCAGAGTGCTGGCATCATTCAAAGATACCCAAGGAGAGAAATTAGAGGAGGCACTGACTGCACAAGCTTTGGGACATTTAGGATCTGTTCCCTTGGAGTCAAATGCAAAGCTCACACCAATCAATGCAAAACAATTCCTACAAAGTCTGATCAACAACTTGGAGAAGCGCCTCTCATTTGATGGTGAAATGCTTCATGATCTCAGTGTTCTGGATACAGGCAACTGGCCATCAACCCCTGGCATACGGCATGGTGAGGCACAAGTGAAACGACTCTGCAGGCGGTTCAATCTAGGTGAAGAGCAAGCAGTTAATGGTATGAGAGATTTCCTTGAGCACCCAGACAGTGAGCCTGAAAGCTTAAAGCCTCTCATACGATGCATGCAGACCATCCCTTGCAGCACTGCTGAGTGTGAAAGGGGCTTCAGTCTCATGAACAATATATGCACAGACAAGAGATCGACACTGTTGTTGTCAAATGTAAGTAATTTGATGATGATCAGCATCAATGGGCCCCCTGTAACACTTTTTGAGCCAAGGAAGTACGTCACAACATGGCTGAGAAGCCATCGCTCTGCCACGCAAGCAAGGAGGCAATGCACACCTCAGATGCCTGAGTACAAACATATCTGGAAAGCTCTGTAGACTACCAGACTATGTCTAGAAGTGTTCCATCCTTTGTTCAGGGCTTGTGGACGAACACAGTGAACCCAGTATGGACATGTTGAGTGCTTTTTCAACCCTCATTTATTGAGGTGAAGCTTACTTGTTAATTTGTTTCCTGTTTGAAGCTAATTTATCTTGTAGCACTTCAAGGATGTTTGCTTGTTCATTTAAGCTGATACAGTACATAGTTTGACAATGATGTATGGAAGATAATAGGGCTGAACAAGTTTGAATAAATATCTAAtgcattgaaaaatatgtttaaaatGATTATTGTGTGATATTTGTGCAGATCTATGCGAAACAAAGATGTTTTTCTAAGTGTAGAATATGATGTGTGGGCCAGGACATCTGTAGCATGaccatatttattgtatattacTTGAAAATTGCAGTAGGCCATATTGAGATTTTGATAAAAATGTCGATTAATTGTTCAACCCTAGAAGATAAGTGGGCTTTTTCCATCATTGTTCATTCTTTTATTGTGTTATTGTTAATGTCACTGGCAGTTAAAAGTCACATACAAATGCTTATAATACATTGACATGTTGATAACACATAACCAGTCTCAAGACTAGTTATACATTAGTGAGTGTGTTCATGAGGTGTTGCTTCGAGACAGGTGTCGCTCCACGATGCGTCGCTCTAGGATGGATGAATACAATTATTACAGTATACCCACTACAAAAAAGTAGACTACACCACTGCACGTGACGGAGCACGTCCGTGAACGTCAACGCAGAGAatgtgagtaatgtgaagtgcttttacagttttatttgtttaacattaataacaattccggtgtcttgaaatgaagtgtgattagctaacattaactatgatagtgttaaggcaatacaaacaaacatctgtttgcttatgatagcttctaaccgtattaaagtctctaaaaacaac comes from Pseudochaenichthys georgianus chromosome 12, fPseGeo1.2, whole genome shotgun sequence and encodes:
- the LOC139434882 gene encoding E3 SUMO-protein ligase KIAA1586-like; the protein is MSEEWVHFKIQSSDSSRSTSLASLRNKIRRHETSRAHKIAQELTEKGGQDLVGNLVRAVSETLFAETDSVFRTAYYIAKMNRPFTDHDSLIELQGENGANMGTSLHSRYSSTTIVEHIAEEMQKKIVHSIVTSSSKLSVLIDEATSISHKSAMIVNLKASVDGATPEFLFLELVELESQRANDIEGALLNCLDTAGFTEEWLQKNWVSFVSDGASVMLGKNSGVATRLTARYPNLFTWHCMNHRLELAVSDAVDEVQAVNHFKVFLEKIHNLYSQSNTNSRELLEAAQEVGSQVLKIGRVLSTRWVASSFRSVKAVWTSYEALNRHFENAAGDQPRSSKERQTYRGLARRMQSKEFLCDLGLMFDALSELANLSQQLQAHSVTLLRADHLLKRTIRVLASFKDTQGEKLEEALTAQALGHLGSVPLESNAKLTPINAKQFLQSLINNLEKRLSFDGEMLHDLSVLDTGNWPSTPGIRHGEAQVKRLCRRFNLGEEQAVNGMRDFLEHPDSEPESLKPLIRCMQTIPCSTAECERGFSLMNNICTDKRSTLLLSNVSNLMMISINGPPVTLFEPRKYVTTWLRSHRSATQARRQCTPQMPEYKHIWKAL